In Schistocerca gregaria isolate iqSchGreg1 chromosome 9, iqSchGreg1.2, whole genome shotgun sequence, a single genomic region encodes these proteins:
- the LOC126291954 gene encoding cuticle protein 6.4-like isoform X1 yields the protein MFKSLVLALCLSAAAFAAEESAPKEKRGLAYATGLGYSAPVAYSAPVAYSGLYNGYSAYGVPAYASGYYGYSGLGYNGLGYTTAPALGYGYHGIY from the exons ATGTTCAAGTCCCTG GTCCTGGCCCTGTGCCTGTCCGCCGCCGCCTTCGCCGCTGAGGAGTCCGCCCCCAAGGAGAAGCGCGGCCTGGCCTACGCCACCGGCCTCGGCTACTCCGCCCCCGTGGCCTACTCCGCCCCCGTGGCCTACTCCGGACTGTACAACGGCTACTCCGCCTATGGTGTGCCCGCCTACGCCTCCGGCTACTACGGCTACAGCGGCCTGGGATACAACGGACTGGGATACACCACTGCCCCCGCGCTGGGCTACGGATACCACGGCATCTACTGA